The sequence tttataacaatcttattaaatatatttaaaaaattaaattttctaagtttttaaattcatatataaaaaaatagaatatattgtaaaaattcatatttaaatattttatcaatcATATTCTattatttcaattatgacaagtttctaaattcatatgaaaaaatagaactattttaaaaaatcatattaaaatattataaaattaaaaacaactacatccttccatttcaaaatattctaaataaatttgtatttttataagaaacattctaaattaatatatatcaatattataaattataatattctaTAATATATATCATctactatatttttttttaacaatttatttataatttgaagtgtcatctataaggttttagaaaaaaatagcatgtcaatacatatgttctactaattttttaactacggttcaaaagtgaaaaaacgaCCATTTAGCGCCTGATCAAAAGCATGCTAACAACGTTCATCTAGCAGTTCCATCTCTTGTAGTCTATTTTCCCTGCATTCctcatctgggatgagtcctttcGATCTGATTACTTTGTTTCCAATTTGATAAGCACAGTTTAATCCATAAACAGAAACTATCAAAAACTCATGCCCAATTATATGCATCCATAATGAAATGAAGATTAATTTAATGGATCATATGCATTTACTTTGTTAGATTACATGTATCTATCATCAGAAAGAAATGAATGAATCAATGAAAGTGATCTCAAACGAAATTACAAACAAACACAGTTTAATTCATACGTAGATTTATCTGATCTCCATGAACTGTAATCTTATCTAATCTACCTGAACTATGGAAAATTCATACTCACGCAGAATAGATAATACATATCATCTTAAAATCTATAAATATTTCTCAAAAATTTATGGTTATGAACTTCAAACATTCGCCTGGAGAGTACACTCTATGCTGTGGAAAATCCCATTCTTGAATTCGGGCTAGAGTGGAGAACTAAAActaaattccaatttcatttcaaaATCAGGAGCAATTAGACATAAAGATTGGTCCGATTGCCGGCCAAAATGAGATGCTAAGATGTAATAATGGAGTTAGAGAAGATTTACAGATGAATGGATTTTATGGATGGAAAAGTGAGGTCCAAGCGGAGGCAGTGTAGAGACACAGGTCCTTCCAGCCAAGCTTGAGAGTTCCTGCATCTTCCACAAGTGAAAAACCTTCACAAGGAAACATGTTGAGCAAGAGTTCTGCCTGGGCAAAAGCATTACCACTCATGGACAACTGCCTGAACTCTGAGTGCTGCAGGTAGCTTCTCCAGCTCTCAATTTTAACTTCTCCTGTTCTGGCAGGTCCCCCAACAGCCAGAATGTTCTTGATCTCATGGGAAAGGAGTTGTTGTTCTACAACATGGCGCTCTAGATTGTCATCAGGGAAGCTTTCACCCAAGGAATCAAACATTGCAGAGTAATAATGCAAGGCCTCAACAAACCTGTTGAGGAAGGACCCAGCGTAGCTCATCTCTTGCTCTACAATGGTGACCACATTGGGTGCCAATCTCTGCAACAGTTCTAGTGTGTGGGTGTCTGATCCAGTGACATCATAGAGAGAATGATGAAGCCAATGGACTGCAAGAGCATCATCCCCCTTCCTTACATGCAAGGCAGCAGGGTCTACTTTCCCCACTCTGTCTGCAACAGGGTGGTATTCAAAGGGCAATCTGAGAGTccttgcaaagtttgagaggcgcTTCCCAGTAGCTTCAAGAGCATCCATGGAGGTCCCAAGCCCTGTGATCCTCACATAAGGAGGTCCCCCAGGCCTTGCAGCCAAGAACTGGAACAGTGCAGGCCATTGCAGGCCTTGCATTATGTCAAAATCTATGATGTGGACCCTGCTCTTTCCCTCAAAGGCTTCCAATATGGCTTGGCTTGATGTAAAATGGGAGAATTTCACAAAAGGGCACATGCCATTGAAGGACTGAAAAGCAGACAGTATGTTATCATTGCGAGCTACTTGAACCCCAGGCAATGGTGAACATACCCCCAAACAGGAATTTATTAGCCGGCTGCCCATGCCCTCGGCAAAGTATGCTGCAACTCTTTGCAGAGAACTGCCATAGGGAGAAGCTAATTCACTGATTTGGGGCAGAATCATGTTGGCTTCTTCCAAATCATCAGCTGAAACAGCCTCTGCACATTTCAATAACAGAGATAGCAGATGCAAACCTTCTTCATCGGATTCACTGCAAGATTTGTTCTGCTGCCTTGGATTTTTGAATTCTGCAGTTGGGAACTGAGGCCGCTGCAGAGGATACTGCACTTCAAAAGACCCATTTCCAGGGCACCATTTGTTGGCTTCCATGGAAAATTTGGGGATTGCTGCAACTTGATTTGAGTCCTTCCGAGTAGGACATGGATTATATTGGTAACCCATGTTGAGGCCCTGAAAATTCTCGGTCTCAACGAGGTTATACGCATGATTGCCATTTTCAATGTTTTGGGAAGCTTCACAATCCCTAACAAAATGTGAATTTGACAACCTCTGCCTCTGAAACTGACTCTGATCCTGCCCTTCAAAATCCTTGCGGGCTCTCTTCCAAGGATTCTGTGCCTTGTTCATCACAACGCGGGACTGAAGTGCGTTGGAGATCTGAGAATTGGAGGAAGCAGAAAATGTCTCAGGCATTGTGAGCAGAATTTCTTCCACAGAGTTGCTGGGCATAGCTTCTGAGAGCTGATTCACAACAGATTCCACCCATGCTCCTTTTGGATTACAATCCGAGGGATCATCCCCAACACTAAAACCACCAGACCCATCAAACGAAACAGGTCtagcattagggttagggtaagaggaatgatttccattttggaGAGCAGGAGAAGAAGACCAGTTTTGATTTGCACAGCCCAAGAAGGACACACTCCCTCCTGGTTCATTTTTCATAACATTCTGTTTCTCTGAGTGCAATTGAAGAGCTCGATCTTTCCCCAATCCCACCTCCACTTCTTCACTGCTACTGAAGCTCTTACACACCCCAGAAGAAGTTGAGGAATTCTCAGATGCAGATTTATCACGCATGCCAATCATACTCATactcaaatgtttcttcaaaggtgCTTCTGCGTTTCGAACCGCGTCCAAACAAGTTGCCATTGACGGCAGCGCTTCTCACAAGTAATTCTCCCCTCCCCTTAAACTTATATAGGTTACACCGCTACGACCCATCTCCATTAAATAttacatctcaattcaattccccAAATGGATTAACCAAAGATTAATCTAATTGCATCTGTCAGGGGTACAAAAAGACATAGCTTTTAACGATGCAGGAGTAGCCGGCAATGCCCAATCAAAGTCTCGGAGTCATAAATCATTGGATTTGTACTAAGGTTCTGTTGCGCTTAAAAAACCAATATTTCCAGTCGTTTTCAGGGGCGTGGGGCTCACTGACGCTCTGAGGAAACAAGGACGGCATCGGGCATCGAAAGAGGAGGCAAGCGACAAACTGAGACTGACGATCCGCCATTTGAAACTACCACTGTGGCCACGGATCTTTGCTCACTACGGATCAAATAACACAGTCCACAACGTTAAACGACGTATTCACCATTTTTAAATGCTTTCCATCTGCTGCTTCCCTGCTGGAAACAGGGCTGGaattgttatgttcttcctttttacTCCCCACACTTCGACATCAATATATCATGGTGTATGTATGAGGGGCATAGATGTCTTGGTGCATCGTAGGAGCTGGATAGTCGATACTTCACACATTGAATTGTTATTAATGTTTAAAAATGGaacattttatattatttataagtTTGTTTTTGTTAATTGATATGGGAGTGCGAGTCTATATTGATACTCTTTATCATTCATGAGTTTGTTTCTGCTATTTAATATGGGAGTGTAACGTATTGTGATAGTCTATTATCATCGATATGGGAGCATAAGTCTATATTGATACTCTTTCATCATTCACAAGTTCATTTTTGCTAGTTAATACGGAGTGCAAGCCTATGTTGATAGCCTTCTATCATCTACGAGTTCAATTTTGCTATTTGATATGGGAGCACTAACCTATGTTGATACCTCTTTGGCCAAGAGTCAAGGATTGAGGGGTGTCCATTATGCTTAAGTTGCATGCGGCATGATCTTGGCCTCACCCCTTACGTCATACCTTAGAAAATTTGGACCTTGGtgagtttgtttttgtttttgataaaaaaGCAAGCAAAACTAGGGGGCTGACCTAGAGTACAAAGCAAGTCTCAAAGAGAGCATTATCAACACATTAACAACAACCAAACGACAGAGTATCAACCAATCCCTATCTTAACTATCAAAAACATATTCTACCTACTATTATAGAACATCGCAAGATTGATGACAATCCTGTCCATGTAAAATCTGAAAATGCAGATatccacaaagaaaccaacactaaACCAACTAACCCTAGTAATAAGCATATTGTTCTTACAACAGTACCTAGAAATAAAAAGAGTCTTAAACAGCGACACAGGGCTGATGAGGAAATTAAACAAAACCAGGATCCAGTAGATCCAACAACGAAACCATAAGCAAAAATGGAGAAAGGCATCCATTATTCACTTTTTTTGGTCTCCATGTACTGGGGAAGCAACAGTCCGGTCCAATCATCTGCAAGGAACTTGAACAGGTCCTTCGTGACATCACCTCCCAAACCTCCCTGGTTCTCTTTTTCCTGATGCAAAAGACACATAGTAGTGGTCGAGAAATGCATGACCTTCAGGGCAAATTTCGCATCGTCGTCATTACACTCACTTGTACAGGTGGGCAAGCAAGTCATCGCCAGGTCAAAGTGGTGCAGAGTATGGGGACCACCCTTAGCCACCGTGGCAAAATCAGACCAATTCAAAATTGAATTTCCCGCCTTCATCATTGTCCTCCAAATAGACCTGTATATTCACCaataaaataaaccatagcaaGTCATTGGTCAGTAAGATAGTTTTGATCTCTCCCTATGAGGGATTTCTGTTTGTCAGAAAGAGAGGCCAAGTGTCTCCAGCACCTCATACCCTTCAGCTCAAGGCCCGCTGCAGCCAGGGAGTCTGCCACCGTATTGCCCTTTCTATAAAtatgttgaatatgaaattcaTCCAGCCAAATAAGCATAGACCATATGTCCTTGAGAATGTTGCGAATCTTCCAGCTAATCCCAGAAACACCTTTGGTCGCCTCAATGATCAGCTTAGAATCTCCTTCAATGACCAATCTTTTAGAGTCAATAGTGAGAGACAATTTAAGACCCCAGAAGAGTGCTAAGGCTTCAGCCATGTTACTCGAGGCTGAACCAAAATTGCCAGCATAGGCCAAATCCAAGTTACCCAAATTGTCTCTTATAATTCCACCTCCTACCgcaaccccattttgtttttgttATATGATACAAGAGCAAGCCTATTTTGATAGTCTTTTACAATCCACAAGTTTGATTTTGTTTTCAATATGGGAGCACAAGCTTACGTTGATACCCATTTGGTTGAAAGTCAACGATTGAAGGGTGTCCATTCTTCTTAAGTCACATTGGGCATGATATTGGCCTCACCCCCTATATCATACCTTTgaagatttgaaccttggtgggtGGCTTTATCAAGGAACAtaccatcaccctcaccaattgCGCTCAACCAATTAAACTTATGGGAATACAATCTCTTTTACGTAAATCTAGAGTAATTAAATAAATGACACAATGGGGTGAAATTGACCTAGATTTAACTAAGGAGTTTAGAAttgaattgagaaaaatgaaaaataaaatgaggGAGATAGGTGTATGTAGCTTCCAAACCAACGATGAAATATGTATGTTAAATGTATGTAATCTATGTTTATAAATCAATGCTCTTGGGGTGCATTCTATTTCACAATCTATTTAAACCTATAATCTTCTATGGGTCTAACCTAGGTGGCTCAAAATCGATCCCAAGCAATGTAGACTTGTTTTCTAGAACACAAATCTAATATAGAAAATAATAGGCATCTACTTTTTTTTGTCATCTCTATTGTCTAGAGGGGCATAAGAATTTGCAATATATAAATATACCTTATGGAAGTTCTTGGGTCGCAAAGGTCATGTTTTCCTAAGTAAATTTATTTTATAGATTACGGTTTACAACCTTAAGTTAATGGGCTTGAGTAAGTGTGAAATGGCTTGGATATGTTAATTGTGGATGCAAATGCATTATTTTTAGTGTTCCAAATCAAAATGTTCCTAGAATTGGCTTGAGAGGTTAGGGAAAGATCTAAAAACTCGACTCATTAAATTGGCTTAAGAATTGAGGGAATATTTTCAACAAATAACTATAGAAAAGATGATATACTTAAGAAAGAAATTAATGTATTGGGTAATTCTCCTAAGGGAATGTTGTGTAAACAATGAAAATTTGAGGAAGTATATTAATATCTCCAAAAAATATATATCATAGTAATTTGAGGACTTAAAATTGTCCATgacttaaaataataaaatataaaattattcatTAAAAAATCACCCAAATAATTACTTGCAAAAGTAAAACTAATATTAGAAATACATCACACTACCAACTTTGAAGAATATTGACAATAGGGTCTCAATATTATATAACATTAGAATCATTATAGACACTAGTAAACTTCATTGTTTCTCTCATTGCTATACCCTAAATACATAAACAAATTTGTAAtcaaataaaatgaataaaaatataataattcatAATTAAGTAAAGGTTTAAAGTGTTTACcccttttcaaaaaaaataaaatcataattaagtagattatattatttaatagatctctttgaaatttaaattaaatatcaatCTAAGGCTTTGAACCTTGGTGGGTAGTAAATCAAGGAACACACTATTGGCCTCACATTGTAAACCCATTGTAAACTCATTCCTAAAAACCATACACCAACTATAAAACCTAGTCCATAAACCTTAAACCGTTAAAACCTACACCATATTTATGCACTTGtgaattataaatattttaaaatttattggtAAAATTTGTATGTAAAGTTTAAATAATAATTGAACCTTGTACCCAAACAACTATAAATTGAGAACCTTAAACCTCATAGCATAAATCTTGAGCCATAAATTGAGAACATTTAAAATTGGAATCTAAATGTTTCACACCAGGCCTTGACACATGAATTctcaaatgataaataataaaattttaaaccTAAATCATAACTTTAAACTCTAAGCATTGCATGTCAGTCCTTGACTTGTAAACCCTTACTAATGAATCTTAGCATTAAGAattataaacaaacaattaaatataaATGCTAAACAATGAGCACTAAACATATAATAGCGTTTTAATCTAAATGAATTGAAAGCTAAACCAAAAAGTCAATCTTTGAACCCTAAATAATGAACCAATAAGATTTAGGAAGGGTTTTGAgtacctttttcacaattttgtcttctttcaattCAACACCAAGACCTTTGATACTAGTTACAACATCATCAACTCGAAGCATAAAGGTAGCAATGTTTTCCTCCTCAaacatcttcaaattctcaaacttGCACCTAAAATTCTACAACTTGATTTGTCTTAccttatcatctccttcataaatgttgTTTAGTTTCTCCCACATTTCTTTAGCAACACTACAACCTTCACAAGTTTTGAATCTGATAATCTGCTCACAATTGCATGCCTTTCTTTGCCATTGTTTTTGTAGAACACAATGTGTCATTGAGAGGAGGGAGGGAGCAGGGgggagggggggcgtgaatcaatgaTTCCAAACTATTTCCAACTATGTGTGTGCAATCGGTAAAGTAATGAGAACACTAGTAATCAAGCACAcacaaagaatgcatcacacaacaacaaatgtacgaggaaaacccaatgtggaaaaaacctcggtgagaaatgtggttggagtctactgctccaatctagcctcacaatgaaacaatagttacaatgtttagggcaccaacccaaggagtaccaacccctaatgatgtatggacaccaacccaaaggagcaccaactcagtgattacaatgagaTAAACTTAGATACAATGAAAcctccttgttacaaatgaattttgtaactcctgCAATCaatattgtgtatggtgaaaagtggataatggaaacaataatattgaaagactaaaatagattcaatcacaaaaccctagcctaacaacaacaaagatccaccataacatatgaagattacctaagacaatgcaaatcaacaaaataaaaaggaatatacaaTCACATGTCCACTaaggtttgaatcttcattcttcctatctccattgatcttgcttgatatgtttgctctcagattttatgtgtgcacaagagctcaacaaagaacgaaaatgtgaaTGATAGAAGGcatgattgcataagattgattagaatgctcattagacaattagaatgattagggttgataatgaaggagagtgtcctcttatatagaagacattgtaagaaatggagggataagattaagaggtgtaaaatataaatggtcggctaggattaaagggtagtagaagaaataattaaatgataaagggggtaggtagtgtaggaattaagagatgaatgacatgagtcatgggtagaaaaggctaattaattaattaaataaataaatatttattttattaatagaggaagtgggatcaattaaataaataaaagtatttatttaatttaggaaaaggataatttaaataagaaaggcttagaagaggattaatgaattaattaaataaataaagatagaagacttagaataaaataattaaataaaaatatatatttatttaattagacaggacaattttaggtgtctacaaatatctTATGTCGGTTTTAACTCTTCTCTGTCTCACCGGTTCTATTACCACCGGTTGTCTATTCACTCTCTCTGATCCCTTGCCAGTTAGCCTCTATCTTACTTGACTTCCTctgtgtaataacccactttacttaacccaacaaaattttgacctctttttttcttaatatttaatttaatcatttgtgtttgattcaatcacatactctgggcctccatccatttggattaggcattcatccattcgggatgagcatctaaccatacaggttaagcatttgtccatacggaacaaaaggtttcatctatccaatacgggataggcatctacccatacggggtaggcatctatccaattgggataggaggtgctctggccagagacttagactcatcgggaccattcgggtcctgagtcactctctaagtactacactcctctaataggagtgcaccgaggtcgctgtccttaggagaaatcaaaataacataatacaagcttgaatcccgcctcgaaatttggcttaaagcctcgagaagtcaagcgaatccatacaggattccttccgagtatgcattgaattactttttctttttattacacttatctttcaaattaggattcttcgcagtccttcttcttaccaaaacctagaccccatccacgaatgcctgagtactagggacaacttcgtccctagactgcctacatacccgtttcggcacaggatcaaggcgtaaagtatgtagttctattttctaatctatgtagttctattttctaatctatggtttaatgtaaaccgtttggtgggtacgcaaccctttctagggtcaatgtcccagacagtttctatACGGTTGCTACCCaggatggtagcacttaagcaaaggctcaagttggccttttgcttgtggcctgaaacaactagatcctaatcctgtcataagcatcacccttgacccaattgtcaatcgtcaacaactcttttgAGATTAAGTcaaatttataaaagcatttcactcaatcaaccctaaagggatTTATTATGGTTTAACATAGCaggtgtaaaatcatttaaggattatcttattagattatcgatccaagggggattacccgccccttggattttaacttccaagtgtcccttattactccccaatgatttatagggacaatgccaaaTACGTCGTTCATGcatctttattaggcattaagtgtagtagttcaacatgacaacattacccgtaagcgtgacccagaggcactgtaaataccgaacgctgctaggtttttgttttccaactccctttgtttagttttctaactaagaggctaggaaaacttttaattagcatcatgcttgaaacaattctgaaatgaatgtgcataattagacattgcaaagcttaattaattgaaagaactacttctatgggattcatgaaccacttgaaaaccaaattatttaatattcaaaacttgaaatataacttgcacaataatggcaattatgaaactcgcatattgataattaaacgtgtaacttacatgaagatgatgaaaatgtaacttgctcatcaataaatgcaaataatgtataagtaattcgcatgatgcaagaatagtgtaatTTACATGTAAGATTAAGCAATGTTTAtttctatcacgagaataattaattatagagtcactagCTTAAAATAAGCAATTAGTctagacattagacaaattttggatcaaatcataataatataaattaattgttttttaatgaatctaaaataccaactaagtaacccaataaatctccaaTAAATTGAaagattccaattataaaatttgatatatttttaatttacaatTGTAAAGtcactaaagataaattaattataaatttatctaAGTTTAACTTTgttaaactaaaatttaaattaaagaaaaaaaaattaacaaaatccaATTTGCAAAAATTAATTTTAGGTAATGGCTTTCATTGCTAAGTggggagtgggggccacgggtcccgTCACCACTACGGACCTGCAGGTGCAGGCCTGCAGTGATGAGGGGACAGTCGTGGGGCCCTCCACTCCCTCTGTGGCCACTGTcgtaacagtgaccgcaggggtagtggagagTACCACTCCCCGACAGGTATAATAACTCCACCCCCCCTGCGTTGACCGTTTCATTAATTTTATgcaaacaaatttttttattttt is a genomic window of Cryptomeria japonica chromosome 7, Sugi_1.0, whole genome shotgun sequence containing:
- the LOC131073102 gene encoding protein SCARECROW-like, whose protein sequence is MATCLDAVRNAEAPLKKHLSMSMIGMRDKSASENSSTSSGVCKSFSSSEEVEVGLGKDRALQLHSEKQNVMKNEPGGSVSFLGCANQNWSSSPALQNGNHSSYPNPNARPVSFDGSGGFSVGDDPSDCNPKGAWVESVVNQLSEAMPSNSVEEILLTMPETFSASSNSQISNALQSRVVMNKAQNPWKRARKDFEGQDQSQFQRQRLSNSHFVRDCEASQNIENGNHAYNLVETENFQGLNMGYQYNPCPTRKDSNQVAAIPKFSMEANKWCPGNGSFEVQYPLQRPQFPTAEFKNPRQQNKSCSESDEEGLHLLSLLLKCAEAVSADDLEEANMILPQISELASPYGSSLQRVAAYFAEGMGSRLINSCLGVCSPLPGVQVARNDNILSAFQSFNGMCPFVKFSHFTSSQAILEAFEGKSRVHIIDFDIMQGLQWPALFQFLAARPGGPPYVRITGLGTSMDALEATGKRLSNFARTLRLPFEYHPVADRVGKVDPAALHVRKGDDALAVHWLHHSLYDVTGSDTHTLELLQRLAPNVVTIVEQEMSYAGSFLNRFVEALHYYSAMFDSLGESFPDDNLERHVVEQQLLSHEIKNILAVGGPARTGEVKIESWRSYLQHSEFRQLSMSGNAFAQAELLLNMFPCEGFSLVEDAGTLKLGWKDLCLYTASAWTSLFHP